In Rathayibacter sp. VKM Ac-2762, one DNA window encodes the following:
- a CDS encoding FKBP-type peptidyl-prolyl cis-trans isomerase — MRRTTALIAGIGIVAALTGCTASSSQADCDAPFSSGDSSAAVSATGDFGAKPDVSVPTPLKADGTQVSTLIEGSGAPLEKGQLVTIDYTLVNGADGTVLETSPYDGSSTARFGVGGAGLVGLNEGLLCTQVGSRVAIAIAPEDGFGQSSSQLGISEDDTLVLVADVREASLARANGAVQPAPDGFPTVTLGDDGRPGLAKPSGDAPSDLRIAQLKKGDGDVVAEGDQVVVAYTGWQWSDGKVFDSSWEKGAPAVFTAADGSTTQGGVIAGFADALIGQPVGSQVIAVIPPDQGYGDQGSPQGGIPGGATLIFVADILGKV; from the coding sequence GTGCGCAGGACCACCGCGCTCATCGCCGGCATCGGCATCGTCGCCGCTCTCACCGGATGCACCGCGTCCTCCTCGCAGGCGGACTGCGACGCTCCGTTCTCCTCCGGCGACTCCTCGGCGGCGGTCAGCGCCACGGGCGACTTCGGAGCGAAGCCGGACGTCAGCGTCCCGACGCCGCTGAAGGCGGACGGCACGCAGGTCAGCACCCTCATCGAGGGCTCGGGCGCACCCCTCGAGAAGGGCCAGCTCGTCACCATCGACTACACCCTGGTCAACGGAGCGGACGGCACGGTCCTCGAGACCTCGCCCTACGACGGGTCGAGCACCGCCCGCTTCGGCGTCGGCGGAGCCGGGCTCGTCGGCCTGAACGAGGGCCTCCTCTGCACGCAGGTCGGCTCGCGCGTCGCCATCGCGATCGCCCCCGAGGACGGCTTCGGCCAGTCCTCGTCGCAGCTCGGCATCTCGGAGGACGACACGCTCGTGCTCGTCGCGGACGTCCGCGAGGCCTCGCTGGCCCGCGCGAACGGCGCCGTCCAGCCCGCGCCCGACGGCTTCCCGACGGTGACGCTCGGCGACGACGGACGCCCGGGGCTCGCGAAGCCCTCGGGCGACGCGCCGTCCGACCTCCGCATCGCCCAGCTCAAGAAGGGCGACGGCGACGTCGTCGCCGAGGGCGACCAGGTCGTCGTGGCCTACACCGGCTGGCAGTGGAGCGACGGGAAGGTGTTCGATTCCAGCTGGGAGAAGGGCGCTCCCGCCGTCTTCACGGCCGCCGACGGCTCGACCACCCAGGGCGGAGTCATCGCCGGATTCGCCGACGCCCTCATCGGCCAGCCCGTCGGATCCCAGGTCATCGCGGTCATCCCGCCGGACCAGGGCTACGGCGACCAGGGCTCCCCCCAGGGCGGGATCCCCGGCGGCGCGACGCTGATCTTCGTCGCCGACATCCTCGGAAAGGTCTGA
- a CDS encoding tRNA (adenine-N1)-methyltransferase: MTGEALQHSGPFRAGDRVQLTGPKGRMNTITLVPGKVFHTHRGGIEHDTVIGLPDGSVVTNTVGVEHLALRPLLADFVMSMPRGAAIVYPKDAAQILALADVFPGARVVEAGVGSGALSLWLLRAVGPTGRLSSFERREEFADVARANIETFLGYTPDNWSVTVGDLVEALPGTVPSGEADRVVLDMLAPWECLDVAAEALTPGGVLLCYVATVTQLSRTAEAIRASGLFTNPSSNETMVRGWHVEGLAVRPDHRMIGHTGFLITARRLAPDTVLPELKRRPSKTDFSDEDVEAWTPGALGERAVSPKSLRKRVRESATSAELSRARGFGEETAEPDDEGIL, translated from the coding sequence ATGACCGGTGAGGCACTGCAGCATTCCGGACCCTTCCGCGCGGGGGACCGCGTCCAGCTGACGGGACCCAAGGGGCGGATGAACACCATCACGCTCGTTCCCGGCAAGGTGTTCCACACGCACCGGGGCGGCATCGAGCACGACACGGTGATCGGGCTGCCCGACGGCTCGGTGGTGACCAACACCGTCGGCGTCGAGCACCTCGCGCTGCGCCCTCTCCTCGCCGACTTCGTGATGTCGATGCCCCGCGGCGCGGCGATCGTGTACCCGAAGGACGCGGCCCAGATCCTCGCCCTCGCCGACGTCTTCCCCGGCGCCCGCGTGGTCGAGGCCGGTGTCGGCTCCGGCGCGCTCTCGCTCTGGCTGCTGCGGGCGGTGGGTCCGACCGGCCGGCTGTCGTCGTTCGAGCGGCGCGAGGAGTTCGCGGATGTCGCACGGGCGAACATCGAGACCTTCCTCGGCTACACGCCCGACAACTGGAGCGTCACCGTCGGCGACCTCGTCGAGGCGCTGCCCGGCACGGTCCCGTCCGGCGAAGCCGACCGCGTCGTGCTCGACATGCTCGCGCCCTGGGAGTGCCTCGACGTCGCCGCCGAGGCTCTCACGCCCGGGGGAGTGCTCCTCTGCTACGTGGCCACCGTCACGCAGCTCTCGCGGACGGCGGAGGCGATCCGCGCCTCGGGCCTGTTCACGAACCCGTCGTCGAACGAGACCATGGTCCGCGGCTGGCACGTCGAGGGCCTCGCGGTCCGGCCGGACCACCGGATGATCGGCCACACCGGCTTCCTCATCACCGCTCGCCGGCTCGCTCCGGACACCGTGCTCCCCGAGCTCAAGCGCCGCCCGTCGAAGACGGACTTCAGCGACGAGGACGTGGAGGCCTGGACCCCCGGCGCGCTCGGCGAGCGCGCCGTGAGCCCCAAGAGCCTGCGCAAGCGGGTCCGCGAGTCCGCCACCAGCGCCGAGCTCTCCCGGGCCCGCGGGTTCGGCGAGGAGACCGCGGAGCCCGACGACGAGGGCATCCTCTAA
- a CDS encoding HAD family hydrolase — MTPETSARPLSSESLGGASAPAAVLWDMDGTLVDTEPYWMASEHALVSSFGGVWTHEDAMGLVGSGLPAAARILQGKGVDLSVDAIIDRMTDEVVDQLAVSIPWRPGALELLRAVSEAGVPQALVTMSISRMAAAVVDRIPFPAFAAVVSGDMVERSKPHPEAYLLAASTLGVDIAACVAIEDSLTGLGAAVASGAAAIGVPHQLELDPAAPYALWPTLAGRTVADLATVSSEHRGSGPATTETEARR, encoded by the coding sequence GTGACTCCCGAGACCTCCGCCCGGCCGCTGTCCTCCGAGTCGCTCGGAGGAGCGTCCGCCCCCGCCGCCGTCCTCTGGGACATGGACGGGACGCTCGTCGACACCGAGCCGTACTGGATGGCGTCGGAGCACGCGCTCGTCTCCTCCTTCGGCGGAGTGTGGACCCACGAGGACGCGATGGGACTCGTCGGCTCGGGCCTGCCCGCCGCCGCCCGCATCCTGCAGGGCAAGGGCGTCGACCTCTCCGTCGACGCGATCATCGACCGGATGACCGACGAGGTCGTCGACCAGCTGGCCGTGAGCATCCCGTGGCGACCGGGCGCGCTCGAGCTGCTGCGCGCGGTGTCCGAGGCGGGTGTGCCGCAGGCGCTGGTCACGATGTCGATCTCGCGGATGGCCGCGGCCGTCGTGGACCGGATCCCGTTCCCCGCCTTCGCCGCCGTCGTCAGCGGCGACATGGTCGAGCGCAGCAAGCCCCACCCCGAGGCGTACCTCCTCGCCGCGAGCACCCTCGGCGTCGACATCGCCGCCTGCGTCGCGATCGAGGACTCCCTCACGGGCCTCGGCGCGGCCGTCGCCTCCGGAGCCGCGGCGATCGGCGTCCCGCACCAGCTGGAGCTGGACCCCGCCGCCCCCTACGCCCTCTGGCCCACCCTCGCGGGCCGCACCGTCGCGGACCTCGCGACGGTGTCCTCCGAGCACCGCGGCTCCGGCCCGGCCACGACCGAGACGGAGGCCCGCCGATGA